DNA from Spirochaeta lutea:
GTTTCCATGAACTCCTACATCGTTAAGGGTGAAAAGGTAGCGATTGTCGATGGTGTTTGCGGCTGGGATGGAGTACCCGAGACCCTTTTTACACAGCTTGATCAGATGAAGATCAAGGCTGAGGATATCGACTATGTCATTATTAACCACCATGAGCCCGATCATTCCGGGTGGCTTGATGATTTTAAGAAGATACGCAAGGATTTTCAGATTATTACCAGCGTAAAGGGCGAGGCCCTCCTGGAGGCCTTCTACGAGATAACCGACAATATTCGGACGGTCAAGACCGGGGATACCCTGGATCTCGGTGACGGCCGGGTTCTGGCCTTCGCTGATATTCCCAATGTGCACTGGCCCGAGACCATGGCAACCTTCGACACCAAGAGCGGTACCCTTCTGCCCTGCGATGCCTTCGGGAGTTTTGGGGCCATTACCGATGCGCCCTACGATGACCAGCTATCCGATGAACAGATTGAGTTTTTCGAGCAGGAGGCTGTCCGCTACTATGCCAATATCGTAGCCGCCTTCAGCCTTCCCACCAGTAAGGCCATCAAGGTGGTGGAGGGGCTTCCGGTAAAGATAATCGCACCCGGCCACGGAATCGTGTGGCGGAAGAATCCCCAGAAGATTGTTGATGATTATAAGCGGTATGCATCCTACTCCAAGGGACCGGCAAAGGAAGAGGTGACGGTCATCTGGGGTTCCATGTACGGCATGACCGAACAGGGAGTACGGCCGGTCATCGAGGGACTCCAGGAGGGGGGAGTGGTTGTTCATGAGCACCGGGTACCTGAAAGTCCCCTGGGCGATATTCTTGCCAGCGTCTGGACCAGTACCGGGGTGGTATTGGCTATGCCTACCTATGAATATAAAATGTTTCCCCCCATGGCGGCGGTCCTGGACGAGCTCGGAAAGAAGAAGGTTCTGAACCGGAAGGCCTTCCGGTTCGGTTCCTACGGTTGGAGCGGCGGTGCTCAGAAGGAGCTGGATGAGATTACCCAACGGCTTAAAATGAACTGGGATTTCCTTGAACCAGTGGAGTTTAAGGGTAAGCCCAGCCCTCAGGAATTGGATCTCATCAAACAACGGGGGCGGGAACTGGCTGAAGCCGTGAAATCCCTGGTTGCCGACGCCCCCGGCGCCTGAAGTCACCCCGGGGCTCTCTGAGAAGCAGCCCGCCGGGCATCATATCTACTTCGAACCTGGCGTTTTCAGGGACTGACGCCTAT
Protein-coding regions in this window:
- a CDS encoding FprA family A-type flavoprotein, encoding MHVTEVTDGIFRLSANAKDILFEGIWPIPNGVSMNSYIVKGEKVAIVDGVCGWDGVPETLFTQLDQMKIKAEDIDYVIINHHEPDHSGWLDDFKKIRKDFQIITSVKGEALLEAFYEITDNIRTVKTGDTLDLGDGRVLAFADIPNVHWPETMATFDTKSGTLLPCDAFGSFGAITDAPYDDQLSDEQIEFFEQEAVRYYANIVAAFSLPTSKAIKVVEGLPVKIIAPGHGIVWRKNPQKIVDDYKRYASYSKGPAKEEVTVIWGSMYGMTEQGVRPVIEGLQEGGVVVHEHRVPESPLGDILASVWTSTGVVLAMPTYEYKMFPPMAAVLDELGKKKVLNRKAFRFGSYGWSGGAQKELDEITQRLKMNWDFLEPVEFKGKPSPQELDLIKQRGRELAEAVKSLVADAPGA